A region of Thermobifida halotolerans DNA encodes the following proteins:
- a CDS encoding sensor histidine kinase has product MRSVWDEPRPSPSPPPRAWWDWALVGVFAAAVVLEGVVRPDLPALSVAVTVGLVPTLLWRRSRPLPVLVVAFGVSGVVPLVTGGGAAEMYTTGYLLLLPYALFRWGSGREVVAGSAVVLAKFGLSLAFDGPGLADAVGGFAVLFSVGALGTALRYRAGARARELDRVRLLERERLARDLHDTVAHHVSAMAVRAQAGLATASRPGAAVDALRVIETEASRTLTEMRAMVRALRRGGPADLAPSPRVGDLERLAGRCGSGPAVEVHLDGPLDELPPPVGTAVYRLAQEAVTNARRHARNATRVEVRVTADDRSVRLRVSDDGETGSLRPGAAPGYGIVGMVERAHLLGGTCEAAPDPGRGWTVTAVLPRSGAA; this is encoded by the coding sequence GTGCGTTCCGTGTGGGACGAGCCCCGCCCCTCCCCCTCTCCGCCGCCGCGTGCCTGGTGGGACTGGGCACTCGTGGGGGTGTTCGCGGCGGCCGTGGTGCTGGAGGGGGTGGTGAGACCGGACCTTCCGGCCCTGTCGGTGGCGGTCACCGTCGGGCTGGTGCCCACGCTGCTGTGGCGCCGCTCCCGGCCGCTGCCGGTGCTCGTGGTCGCCTTCGGCGTTTCGGGAGTGGTTCCGCTGGTGACGGGTGGCGGGGCCGCGGAGATGTACACGACGGGGTATCTCCTGCTTCTGCCGTACGCGCTGTTTCGGTGGGGTTCGGGTCGTGAGGTCGTGGCCGGCTCGGCGGTGGTGCTCGCCAAGTTCGGCCTCTCGCTCGCCTTCGACGGCCCCGGTCTCGCCGACGCGGTCGGCGGGTTCGCCGTTCTGTTCTCGGTCGGTGCCCTGGGCACGGCACTGCGGTACCGGGCGGGGGCCAGGGCCCGCGAACTCGACCGGGTCCGGTTGCTCGAACGCGAGCGGCTGGCCCGCGACCTGCACGACACCGTCGCCCACCACGTCTCGGCGATGGCGGTCCGCGCCCAGGCGGGACTGGCCACGGCGTCGCGGCCGGGGGCCGCGGTCGACGCCCTGCGGGTGATCGAGACCGAGGCGTCGCGCACCCTCACCGAGATGCGTGCCATGGTCCGTGCCCTGCGCCGCGGTGGACCGGCGGACCTGGCGCCCAGTCCGCGCGTCGGTGACCTGGAACGGCTCGCGGGTCGGTGCGGGTCGGGCCCGGCCGTCGAGGTGCACCTCGACGGCCCTCTCGACGAGCTTCCTCCGCCCGTGGGCACGGCGGTCTACCGCCTGGCCCAGGAGGCGGTGACCAACGCCCGGCGCCACGCCCGCAACGCCACCCGCGTCGAGGTCCGCGTCACCGCCGACGACAGGTCGGTGCGCCTGCGGGTGAGCGATGACGGCGAGACCGGCTCGCTGCGCCCGGGGGCGGCGCCCGGCTACGGGATCGTCGGCA